In Daphnia magna isolate NIES linkage group LG6, ASM2063170v1.1, whole genome shotgun sequence, the following are encoded in one genomic region:
- the LOC116924249 gene encoding protein diaphanous encodes MSRQDKKGNFLDKMGFGWSKKSGRGQMGGAPGTLSRPHSEVDFSEMDENAHMAVDNMSEDEVNTAFEKMLDDMNLSEEKKEPLRLQPNIRKKEMLAMHMKGTVQKHRNRFDTPQDYIFYLSNPDLSVHKIYTCMESLRIALTNNPLTWVHDFVCEGLNQVLTILNECYRRDQRWDRVQHECIRCLKAISNNKVGLKKLFEHREALTLLARSFVPSLPAVMVEAVKLMAGICLVPPEGHERALEAITTSGELKSVPRFQPIIEALSNMENDTLTVACVQLINTIVLTPDDLDFRLHLRNEFMRVGLADLIDKLGQRDCVDLQLQLKVFEEHRDEDFYEFAQRFDNIRLDLDDTVECFEVLRNSVAETPSEPFLLSILQHLLFIRDDPNVKVSYYKLIEECIAQVVLHKSGCDPDFSATKRFQIDVEPLIEILSERAAKDGEPRVDEVNKKLEEALTAKQEYEAKLAAASQRIAELESYLAGGKGSMPTKPPPPPLAMYGGGGPPPPPPLPGMGGPPPPPMPGMGGGPTPPPMPGMGGPPPPPMPGFGGPAPPPMPGMGGPPPPPPPPGMGGPRPPPGGIPGIGPPPGMPATPPRPDILPFGMKPKRKWQLEMPLKRTNWKTIQPQKLSEKAFWVNVEEDRLVSPDLLEGLSSKFSSKPPAKKAREGDPDKPMSKKFKELKVLDGKSAQNLSILLGGSLKYLSYDDIKRAILHCDETVLSDSVLQQLIQYMPTPEQLKKLEEYKEQYDNLAEAEQFSVTLASIKRLVPRLKSISFRQHYNEMVQDIKPDIVAATLACEEIRDSKKFAKLLELVLLIGNYLNTGTKNAQAVGFEISYLPKLTSTKDAENKTTLLHYLVDVIEEKFSDILNFSDEVVHVDRASRVSMDTIQKTLKQMDSSIKNLETDLKNAKVAVSEEDKFFEVMGNFAREAREQCDVLVRMGKKMETVYLELSEYFVFDPQKYTLDEFFTDVKTFKDSFNQCYKDNCKLRETEEKIRRAREAKEKAEREKLERQAKKKALVDMNIDDDQEGVMDSLLEALKTGSAFSRDQRRKRDRPPRAVGAERRAQMNRSRSKGALIESPSSREMKGTLGDDRPPAPVITDDLTDGLTMKAPRPRKTRQNLPPPKFDMAAELLMSGGREREVKLNNGGGYVACSDDGSEADRLMQRLKAL; translated from the exons cTGGACAAAATGGGATTCGGCTGGTCGAAAAAATCGGGACGGGGACAGATGGGTGGCGCTCCCGGCACACTCTCGCGTCCGCACTCCGAGGTTGACTTTTCCGAGATGGACGAAAACGCGCATATGGCCGTCGATAACATGAGTGAAGACGAAGTCAACACGGCCTTTGAAAAGATGCTG GATGACATGAATTTATCAGAGGAGAAAAAAGAGCCGTTGCGATTGCAGCCCAACATtcgcaaaaaagaaatgttggCCATGCACATGAAGGGCACAGTCCAG AAACATCGAAATCGATTTGACACACCACAAGATTACATATTTTATCTGAGCAACCCCGACTTGAGCGTTCACAAAATCTACACCTGTATGGAATCATTGAGAATCGCTCTGACAAATAACCCTCTGACATGGGTCCACGATTTTGTCTGCGAGGGCTTAAATCAAGTTCTGACTATCCTCAACGAATGCTACAGAAG GGACCAGAGATGGGACAGGGTCCAGCACGAATGCATCCGCTGTTTGAAAGCCATCTCAAACAACAAAGTTGGTTTGAAGAAGCTGTTTGAACACCGCGAGGCGCTGACGCTTCTCGCCCGATCCTTTGTCCCATCCCTTCCGGCCGTAATGGTGGAGGCCGTCAAATTGATGGCCGGTATCTGTTTGGTGCCGCCGGAGGGACATGAACGTGCGTTAGAAGCCATTACCACCAGCGGCGAACTAAAGAGCGTCCCTCGCTTCCAGCCTATTATTGAAGCCCTATCAAACATGGAGAATGACACGCTAACG GTGGCGTGCGTTCAATTGATCAACACCATCGTCCTCACTCCGGATGATTTGGACTTCCGGCTGCATTTGCGCAATGAATTCATGCGAGTGGGTCTCGCCGATCTTATCGAT AAATTGGGTCAGCGAGACTGCGTTGATTTGCAGCTACAGCTGAAAGTTTTTGAAGAGCATCGGGATGAGGATTTCTACGAATTTGCGCAGCGTTTCGACAACATTCGACTGGATCTCGATGACACTGTCGAATGTTTCGAAGTGCTACGAAACTCGGTTGCGGAAACGCCAAGCGAGCCGTTCCTTCTCTCCATCCTCCAACATTTGCTTTTCATTCGGGACGATCCTAATGTCaa ggtttCGTATTATAAACTCATCGAAGAATGTATTGCTCAAGTCGTCTTACACAAAAGTGGATGCGATCCGGATTTTTCGGCAAcaaaaagatttcaaatcGATGTAGAGCCTCTAATTGAGATCCTTTCTG aGCGTGCCGCTAAGGATGGAGAGCCTAGGGTAGATGAAGtcaataaaaaattggaagaagCCCTTACTGCTAAGCAAGAATACGAAGCCAAATTGGCGGCAGCAAGTCAACGGATTGCAGAGCTCGAGAGCTATTTGGCTGGAGGCAAAGGATCGATGCCTACCAaacctcctcctcctccgcTAGCTATGTATGGTGGAGGTGGCCCGCCACCTCCACCCCCGCTTCCTGGTATGGGTGGACCTCCCCCGCCACCTATGCCAGGTATGGGTGGTGGACCTACTCCGCCACCGATGCCCGGCATGGGAGGGCCTCCTCCGCCCCCAATGCCCGGTTTCGGTGGGCCGGCTCCACCCCCCATGCCAGGCATGGGTGGACCTCCACCTCCACCCCCGCCTCCTGGAATGGGAGGGCCAAGACCTCCACCCGGTGGAATACCAGGGATCGGCCCTCCTCCCGGTATGCCCGCTACGCCGCCCAGGCCAGATATTCTGCCCTTCGGTATGAAGCCCAAGAGAAAATGGCAGTTGGAAATGCCTCTGAAACGAACGAATTGGAAAACG ATTCAACCGCAGAAACTTTCTGAAAAGGCATtttgggtaaatgttgaagaggaTCGACTTGTGTCACCCGATCTCTTGGAAGGCCTTAGTTCCAAATTCTCTTCCAAACCCCCTGCCAAAAAAGCACGGGAAGGAGACCCGGATAAGCCAATGagcaaaaaattcaaagaattgAAAG TTCTTGACGGGAAGTCTGCTCAGAATTTGTCGATTCTTTTGGGTGGGTCTCTCAAGTACTTAAGCTACGATGACATTAAGCGGGCAATTCTCCACTGCGACGAAACGGTGCTATCCGACAGCGTTTTGCAGCAGTTAATCCAGTACATGCCCACGCCTGAACAGCTGAAGAAACTCGAAGAATATAAAGAGCAATACGATAACCTAGCCGAAGCTGAACAGTTTTCTGTTACG CTGGCAAGTATCAAAAGATTAGTGCCACGCCTCAAATCCATCAGTTTCAGACAACATTACAATGAAATGGTGCAAGACATAAAACCA GATATCGTCGCGGCCACTTTGGCATGTGAAGAGATTAGAGATAGCAAGAAATTTGCCAAACTGTTGGAACTTGTTCTCCTAATTGGTAACTACTTGAATACGGGAACCAAGAACGCCCAAGCAGTCGGATTTGAAATATCATACCTACCCAAG ttgaCCAGTACGAAGGAcgctgaaaataaaacaacgtTACTCCATTACCTGGTCGACGTGATTGAAGAGAAATTTTCCGACATACTCAATTTCAGCGACGAGGTCGTGCATGTCGACCGGGCCTCTCGCGTATCCATGGACACGATCCAGAAGACGCTAAAACAAATGGATAGTTCAATAAAGAACTTGGAAACCGATTTGAAGAACGCCAAAGTGGCCGTCTCCGAGGAGGACAAATTCTTTGAAGTAATGGGCAATTTTGCTAGAGAAGCTCGTGAACAGTGTGACGTGCTCGTCAGGATGggcaagaaaatggaaacTGTTTACCTCGAGTTGTCCGAGTACTTCGTGTTTGACCCCCAAAAGTACACGTTGGATGAATTTTTCACCGACGTCAAGACCTTTAAAGATTCGTTCAAC CAATGTTACAAAGATAATTGCAAGCTGCGTGAAACGGAGGAGAAGATCCGACGAGCGCGGGAAGCCAAGGAGAAAGCCGAACGGGAGAAACTTGAACGCCAAGCCAAAAAGAAGGCACTGGTCGACATGAATATCGACGACGATCAAGAGGGCGTTATGGACTCTCTGTTGGAGGCACTGAAAACTGGTTCTGCTTTCTCCAGAGATCAGAGACGGAAACGAGATCGACCCCCTCGTGCGGTCGGAG CGGAACGCCGTGCACAAATGAATCGCAGTCGGTCCAAAGGAGCACTCATAGAGTCCCCTTCATCTCGGGAAATGAAAGG GACATTAGGTGACGATAGACCTCCAGCTCCGGTCATAACTGACGACTTGACGGACGGTCTGACCATGAAAGCGCCTCGCCCAAGAAAAACACGGCAGAACCTTCCACCACCCAAGTTCGACATGGCTGCCGAGTTACTGATGAGTGGAGGCCGAGAAAGGGAAGTGAAGCTCAACAACGGAGGTGGATACGTAGCTTGCTCTGATGACGGATCAGAGGCCGATCGACTAATGCAACGATTAAAAGCGCTTTAA
- the LOC123473824 gene encoding structural maintenance of chromosomes protein 2-like, with product MYVKSMVIDGFKSYGQRTEINGFDPMFNAITGLNGSGKSNILDAICFLLGITNLSHVRATNLQELVYKSGQAGVTKATVTVTFDNKDKKQSPIGYEHYDEVTVTRQVVIGGKNKYLINGSNVQNNRVQDFFRSVQLNVNNPHFLIMQGRITKVLNMKPPEILAMIEEAAGTRMYEAKKQQAVKTIEKKEEKIKEINDILSEEVTPTLNKLREERTQYLQFQKSERELEHLNRQHVAYRFLSLEQANVQVREEYNELQKEKENHYAAGEKLKGEIQTLEKEIRTLQQQRDQVGGQELILLEEKLLVQEKAESKAQSAVKVLKENIKIEEKRKKELKKSLADDTAALRGKEGEENKLGETFEKLRQNEQQDTEALAAAQKRFQEISSGLLASENGAAATLPEELMATEKNVAQAESQLKHCEMTAQHLKKELKVKMNEMKKSEADYKNDAQSSKHLENEVKKLEAELGKIQYDETQVENLEQLQRSLKPQLQSLREKIESFEARYPQLNFRYTAPEKQFDGSAVKGVVCNLFDVPDVFYATALEVIAGGRLYNVIVDNDTTSKKLLQKGQLQTRVTFIPLNKIQGRAIDDRTTEIAKRIVGKENCHTALSLIGFDQELTPAMQYIFGSSFVCNSIEDARRVTFHEKIMRKAVTYDGDIVDPGGLLTGGSKSTGPSLLTKLNELKQYRSEFEEKHRQLKNAEQEFHIMEQASGQYRTLKQRYDVKRHEFELLHQRLQQTLHHRLTQEVENMKVELEAVEQKAVECAAIIKQGKTKIKELENQVKNASTIRETQLKAAQAELERCKKAAAVSQSKWKEHANEADSLKLELEELRKSIETTDMQLKETETTLTKYHEEMKILNETLAVEQGNVQEVRQQIGEFKERMAAQNQEISKRIASKEQRETQVNEGELLMKKLEHRLSKAKDDARDSEKRVEAMMEKHPWISEDRHHFGVAGSNYDFNVINGAELGQRVNKLEESMKKLGRHVNVRSMTMLTQAEAQYNDLMRKKRIVEEDKAKIENAILKLDEKKKETLQVAWEQVTKDFGSIFSTLLPGTKAKLQPPDGQTVLDGLEVKVAFGGVWKESLAELSGGQRSLVALSLILAMLLFKPAPIYILDEVDAALDLSHTQNIGVMLKQHFKQSQFIVVSLKDGMFNNANVLFRTKFVEGMSTVSRLAQQPSASSHSRPGEEDESRPKKRK from the exons ATGTATGTGAAGTCTATGGTAATTGATGGTTTCAAATCCTATGGCCAGAGAACAGAAATCAATGGGTTTGACCCTATGTTTAATGCCATAACAGGGTTAAATGGAAGTGGTAAATCCAATATTCTGGACGCTATTTGTTTCCTCCTTGGCATCACAAACTTGAGCCATGTGAGAGCTACGAATTTGCAAGAGCTAGTTTACAAAAGTGGACAAGCAGGTGTCACAAAAGCAACAGTGACAGTCACCTTTGATAACAaggacaaaaaacaaagtccGATTGGTTATGAACATTATGATGAAGTCACTGTTACTCGTCAG GTTGTAATTGGAGGGAAAAACAAGTATCTCATAAATGGATCCAATGTCCAGAACAATCGCGTACAAGATTTCTTTCGCTCTGTTCAGCTAAATGTCAACAATCCACATTTCCTTATCATGCAAGGAAGAATTACTAAA GTATTAAATATGAAACCACCAGAAATTTTGGCCATGATAGAGGAGGCAGCAGGAACTAGAATGtatgaagcaaaaaaacaacaagctgTAAAAACCATTGAaaagaaggaggaaaaaattaaagaaatcaaTGATATCCTTTCGGAAGAAGTTACACCAACGTTGAATAAACTGAGAGAAGAACGTACGCAGTACTTGCAGTTCCAGAAGTCAGAACGTGAATTAGAACATCTGAACCGCCAGCATGTTGCTTATAGGTTCTTGAGCCTTGAACAAGCTAATGTCCAGGTCAGAGAGGAATACAATGaactccaaaaagaaaaagaaaatcactaTGCTGCTGGAGAAAAACTCAAGGGGGAAATTCAGACATTAGAAAAGGAGATTCGCACACTTCAACAGCAGCGAGATCAAGTTGGTGGGCAGGAGCTGATATTGCTTGAAGAAAAATTGCTCGTCCAAGAAAAAGCCGAATCGAAAGCGCAGTCAGCTGTTAAagttctaaaagaaaatattaaaattgaggaaaagaggaaaaaagaactaaaaaagAGCCTTGCCGATGACACTGCTGCACTGAGAG GAAAAGAGggagaagaaaataaacttgGCGAAACGTTCGAAAAATTACGTCAAAACGAACAACAGGATACCGAAGCTTTGGCGGCGGCCCAGAAGCGATTTCAGGAAATCAGTTCCGGTCTGTTGGCCAGCGAGAATGGCGCAGCAGCCACATTACCCGAAGAACTTATGGCGACGGAAAAGAACGTTGCGCAAGCCGAATCGCAACTAAAGCACTGCGAGATGACCGCTCAAcatctaaaaaaagaattaaaggtgaaaatgaatgaaatgaaGAAGTCAGAAGCTGATTACAAGAATGATGCGCAAAGCTCTAAACATCTTGAAAATGAAGTAAAGAAGCTTGAAGCTGAACTTGGAAAAATTCAATACGATGAAACGCAAGTAGAAAACCTCGAGCAGCTGCAACGGAGTCTGAAGCCTCAGCTGCAATCACTTCGGGAAAAAATTGAGTCGTTTGAAGCACGATATCCCCAATTAAACTTTCGGTACACCGCACCTGAAAAGCAATTTGACGGATCTGCTGTGAAAG GTGTTGTGTGTAATCTATTTGACGTTCCGGATGTATTTTACGCTACTGCGCTGGAAGTTATTGCTGGTGGACGGCTGTACAATGTTATTGTTGACAATGACACTACTTCAAAGAAACTTCTTCAGAAAGGCCAGCTCCAAACACGTGTCACATTTATTCCTCTCAACAAAATCCAAGGCAGAGCCATCGATGATCGAACAACCGAAATCGCCAAAAGAATCGTTGGCAAGGAAAACTGCCACACCGCTTTATCTTTGATTGGTTTTGATCAAGAACTGACTCCGGCAATGCAATACATTTTCGGAAGTTCGTTCGTTTGCAACAGTATAGAAGACGCGCGCAGAGTTACGTTCCATGAGAAAATCATGCGTAAGGCGGTCACTTACGATGGTGACATCGTTGATCCAGGAGGCCTTTTAACTGGCGGAAGTAAATCAACAGGTCCTTCGCTTCTCACCAAATTAAATGAATTGAAACAATATCGCAGCGAGTTTGAAGAAAAACATCGTCAGTTAAAGAATGCTGAACAGGAGTTTCACATTATGGAGCAAGCATCAGGGCAGTATCGAACACTGAAACAGCGCTACGATGTGAAAAGGCACGAGTTTGAATTGCTTCATCAAAGACTGCAGCAAACGCTTCACCATCGCCTGACACAAGAAGTTGAAAATATGAAGGTCGAATTGGAAGCAGTAGAGCAAAAAGCTGTCGAGTGCGCTGCCATTATTAaacaagggaaaacaaaaattaaagagTTAGAGAATCAGGTGAAGAATGCTAGTACAATTCGAGAAACACAACTGAAAGCGGCTCAGGCTGAACTGGAACGTTGCAAAAAGGCAGCTGCCGTCTCGCAATCCAAATGGAAAGAACACGCCAATGAAGCTGATTCGCTTAAATTAGAGCTGGAAGAACTCCGAAAATCTATCGAAACTACTGATATGCAGCTcaaag aAACCGAAACCACATTAACGAAGTATCACGAAGAAATGAAGATCCTGAATGAAACGCTAGCAGTAGAACAGGGTAATGTTCAGGAAGTGAGACAGCAAATTGGGGAATTCAAGGAGCGGATGGCTGCTCAAAATCAAGAGATCTCTAAACGAATAGCCAGCAAAGAGCAGCGTGAGACTCAG GTGAATGAAGGAGAATTACTCATGAAAAAATTGGAGCATCGACTTTCTAAAGCAAAGGACGACGCCAGAGATTCGGAAAAGCGCGTTGAAGCAATGATGGAAAAGCACCCATGGATAAGTGAAGACCGACATCATTTCGGAGTTGCTGGCTCCAACTACGATTTCAACGTTATCAACGGAGCAGAATTAGGACAACGCGTGAATAAATTGGAAGAATCCATGAAAAAACTAGGCCGCCATGTAAACGTTCGATCCATGACAATGTTGACGCAAGCGGAAGCACAGTATAATGATTTAATGCGGAAAAAAAGGATTGTAGAAGAGGATAAAGCGAAGATTGAAAATGCCATATTGAAATtggacgaaaaaaagaaagaaactctTCAAGTGGCTTGGGAACAGGTGACTAAAGACTTTGGCTCCATTTTTTCTACGCTGTTACCCGGAACGAAAGCAAAGCTTCAGCCACCAGATGGACAAACCGTGCTGGACGGTCTCGAAGTAAAAGTTGCTTTTGGTGGTGTGTGGAAAGAGAGTCTGGCTGAATTGAGCGGTGGCCAAAGGTCCTTGGTCGCGCTTTCCTTAATCTTAGCCATGCTGTTGTTCAAACCAGCACCTATCTATATTCTTGACGAAGTGGATGCAGCCTTAGATTTATCTCACACTCAAAATATTGGAGTAATGTTAAAACAACATTTCAAACAGTCACAGTTTATCGTTGTATCTTTGAAAGATGGTATGTTCAACAATGCTAACGTCCTGTTCCGCACCAAATTCGTGGAGGGCATGTCAACGGTTAGTCGTCTGGCTCAGCAGCCTTCGGCTTCTTCCCATTCCCGTCCTGGAGAAGAAGACGAATCTAGGCCCAAGAAacgaaagtaa
- the LOC116924256 gene encoding protein-serine O-palmitoleoyltransferase porcupine isoform X1 — MADYDYDVGPEGEEDFYPDFYPDNYALSDDDKLSPWNEQEGLPPMSLYQLYYSCIYPTISDGLNHIFKAVAWCVVYRITTQTVKIPQQFSHIVSIVCGSMVMYHFFGHHLFYMLAQGVIAYLSLVASSSGSKKVNGWMCMLICISFLLICELFIVDAVHWHMIRAAQMLVAMRAISIGFQLDENVLPNLPKPLPYFGYLYNVGTVSFGPWIPYKDYLNIETHNHCLGRCVVNILKTFVLSLLFLTVSACFTLWLIPSGSSKWFLAYRDAMSFRTSHYFVSYLSELTSLAAGIDTSQTGRWSVTVTRPWHVELPRSLVEVVIHWNVPMHTWLKTYVFRVARPYGTFFAILGTYGLSALLHGLNFQLAAVLLSLGFYTYTEHAIRQKLASVFSACIQARKCGSNCGHQWKESHWAVRICNFCFSLLAMFHLAYLGLMFDSSKLQEEGYSWLHAIKKWKWLNFSSHWIIVSTFAFNYLI; from the exons ATGGCTGATTATGATTATGATGTAGGCCCTGAAGGAGAAGAGGATTTTTATCCAGATTTCTATCCTGATAATTATGCTCTTTCTGATGACGATAAACTGTCACCATGGAATGAACAGGAAGGCCTTCCTCCCATGTCTCTGTATCAGCTCTATTATAGCTGCATCTACCCAACCATTAGTGATGGTTTAAATCATATTTTCAAAGCAGTGGCTTGGTGTGTAGTATACAGGATAACAACACAAACTG TGAAGATTCCTCAGCAGTTCAGCCATATTGTATCAATCGTCTGTGGTTCAATGGTCATGTACCATTTTTTTGGCCATCACTTGTTTTACATGCTAGCACAAGGAGTGATTGCATACTTGTCACTAGTTGCTTCTTCCAGTGGGTCAAAGAAAGTTAATGGTTGGATGTGCATGTTGATAtgcatttcatttcttttgatatG TGAATTGTTTATCGTCGACGCTGTGCATTGGCATATGATTCGAGCTGCCCAGATGCTTGTGGCCATG AGGGCTATATCGATTGGTTTCCAGTTGGATGAAAATGTCTTACCAAACTTACCCAAGCCCTTGCCTTATTTTGGGTACCTGTATAATGTGGGAACTGTGTCATTTGGACCTTGGATCCCATATAAAGATTATCTGAACATTGAAACTCACAATCATTGT CTTGGAAGATGTGTCGTTAACATTCTTAAGACGTTTGTACTGTCGCTACTCTTTCTAACAGTTTCAGCTTGCTTTACGCTTTGGCTGATACCATCTGGGTCATCTAA GTGGTTTTTGGCTTATCGTGACGCAATGTCATTCCGAACTAGCCACTATTTCGTTTCCTATTTGTCAGAGCTCACTTCGTTAGCAGCCGGCATTGACACTTCCCAGACAGGCCGATGGAGTGTGACAGTAACCAGGCCATGGCACGTTGAATTGCCGCGTTCTTTGGTTGAAGTCGTGATTCATTGGAATGTCCCCATGCATACTTGGCTTAAAACCT ATGTTTTCCGTGTCGCTCGACCATATGGAACATTTTTTGCTATCCTCGGAACTTATGGCTTGAGCGCTCTTCTTCATGGGCTAAATTTCCAGTTGGCGGCCGTCCTTTTGTCCCTCGGGTTCTATACATATACCGAACATGCCATTCGCCAAAAACTGGCATCTGTCTTCAGCGCCTGTATACAAGCTCGAAAATGTGGTTCGAATTGCGGACACCAGTGGAAAGAGAGTCATTGGGCTGTAagaatttgcaatttttgttttagtttattGGCCATGTTCCATTTAGCTTATTTGGGACTTATGTTCGATTCCTCCAAACTGCAAGAAGAGGGTTATAGCTGGTTGCATGCAATTAAGAAGTGGAAATGGCTGAATTTTTCGAGCCACTGGATCATTGTAAGCACTTTCgcttttaattatttaatttaa
- the LOC116924256 gene encoding protein-serine O-palmitoleoyltransferase porcupine isoform X2, with protein sequence MSLYQLYYSCIYPTISDGLNHIFKAVAWCVVYRITTQTVKIPQQFSHIVSIVCGSMVMYHFFGHHLFYMLAQGVIAYLSLVASSSGSKKVNGWMCMLICISFLLICELFIVDAVHWHMIRAAQMLVAMRAISIGFQLDENVLPNLPKPLPYFGYLYNVGTVSFGPWIPYKDYLNIETHNHCLGRCVVNILKTFVLSLLFLTVSACFTLWLIPSGSSKWFLAYRDAMSFRTSHYFVSYLSELTSLAAGIDTSQTGRWSVTVTRPWHVELPRSLVEVVIHWNVPMHTWLKTYVFRVARPYGTFFAILGTYGLSALLHGLNFQLAAVLLSLGFYTYTEHAIRQKLASVFSACIQARKCGSNCGHQWKESHWAVRICNFCFSLLAMFHLAYLGLMFDSSKLQEEGYSWLHAIKKWKWLNFSSHWIIVSTFAFNYLI encoded by the exons ATGTCTCTGTATCAGCTCTATTATAGCTGCATCTACCCAACCATTAGTGATGGTTTAAATCATATTTTCAAAGCAGTGGCTTGGTGTGTAGTATACAGGATAACAACACAAACTG TGAAGATTCCTCAGCAGTTCAGCCATATTGTATCAATCGTCTGTGGTTCAATGGTCATGTACCATTTTTTTGGCCATCACTTGTTTTACATGCTAGCACAAGGAGTGATTGCATACTTGTCACTAGTTGCTTCTTCCAGTGGGTCAAAGAAAGTTAATGGTTGGATGTGCATGTTGATAtgcatttcatttcttttgatatG TGAATTGTTTATCGTCGACGCTGTGCATTGGCATATGATTCGAGCTGCCCAGATGCTTGTGGCCATG AGGGCTATATCGATTGGTTTCCAGTTGGATGAAAATGTCTTACCAAACTTACCCAAGCCCTTGCCTTATTTTGGGTACCTGTATAATGTGGGAACTGTGTCATTTGGACCTTGGATCCCATATAAAGATTATCTGAACATTGAAACTCACAATCATTGT CTTGGAAGATGTGTCGTTAACATTCTTAAGACGTTTGTACTGTCGCTACTCTTTCTAACAGTTTCAGCTTGCTTTACGCTTTGGCTGATACCATCTGGGTCATCTAA GTGGTTTTTGGCTTATCGTGACGCAATGTCATTCCGAACTAGCCACTATTTCGTTTCCTATTTGTCAGAGCTCACTTCGTTAGCAGCCGGCATTGACACTTCCCAGACAGGCCGATGGAGTGTGACAGTAACCAGGCCATGGCACGTTGAATTGCCGCGTTCTTTGGTTGAAGTCGTGATTCATTGGAATGTCCCCATGCATACTTGGCTTAAAACCT ATGTTTTCCGTGTCGCTCGACCATATGGAACATTTTTTGCTATCCTCGGAACTTATGGCTTGAGCGCTCTTCTTCATGGGCTAAATTTCCAGTTGGCGGCCGTCCTTTTGTCCCTCGGGTTCTATACATATACCGAACATGCCATTCGCCAAAAACTGGCATCTGTCTTCAGCGCCTGTATACAAGCTCGAAAATGTGGTTCGAATTGCGGACACCAGTGGAAAGAGAGTCATTGGGCTGTAagaatttgcaatttttgttttagtttattGGCCATGTTCCATTTAGCTTATTTGGGACTTATGTTCGATTCCTCCAAACTGCAAGAAGAGGGTTATAGCTGGTTGCATGCAATTAAGAAGTGGAAATGGCTGAATTTTTCGAGCCACTGGATCATTGTAAGCACTTTCgcttttaattatttaatttaa